One genomic region from Sphingobacterium multivorum encodes:
- the hemA gene encoding glutamyl-tRNA reductase — protein MKNLKVLAFTHKHVELKDLGNLVICNEDLESRLINLKHSLDIPEIFYIGTCNRVEFVFYGAHELTHEFIADFMGKLNFCVPQERLQCYLGQVNKYEGMDALNHLLRMSCSLESLVVGEKEILAQVRRAYDRCREAGFTGDFLRLMMDRLVKTAKEVYTYTKISRNPISVVSLAYRKLRELKLVENPRIVIIGSGETNQNLAKYFQKNQKAKFVIFNRTVENAKALAEELNAEAYPLADIDQYKEGFDILITCTGAPTSIIDNTLYQSLLNGETDKKIIIDLAVPNDIDAEVLQNNPIHYIEVSSLQAIAEKNIQERYNELESAEKIIQDNIQEFLPLIKQRRVEVAMREVPEKIKEIKSFALNEVFAQEVQALTPEAREVLEKVINYMEKKYIKVPMVMAKEILVKTPETEKN, from the coding sequence TTGAAAAATCTTAAAGTATTAGCGTTTACTCATAAACATGTCGAACTAAAAGATCTAGGTAATCTAGTGATCTGCAATGAGGATTTAGAAAGTCGCCTCATCAATCTAAAGCATAGCCTAGACATTCCAGAGATCTTTTATATTGGTACTTGTAACCGAGTAGAGTTTGTATTTTATGGTGCTCACGAATTGACCCATGAATTCATTGCTGATTTTATGGGAAAATTGAACTTCTGTGTTCCGCAGGAGAGACTACAATGTTATTTAGGACAGGTTAACAAATACGAGGGTATGGATGCTTTAAACCACCTGCTTCGGATGTCATGTTCACTTGAAAGTCTTGTTGTTGGTGAAAAAGAAATTTTGGCACAGGTACGTCGGGCTTATGATCGTTGTAGAGAAGCTGGTTTTACTGGAGATTTTCTACGTCTGATGATGGATCGTCTCGTAAAAACGGCTAAAGAAGTATACACCTATACTAAAATTTCCAGAAACCCAATTTCCGTTGTCTCGCTTGCCTATCGCAAATTGCGCGAACTAAAACTGGTTGAAAACCCTAGAATCGTCATCATCGGTTCTGGAGAAACCAATCAGAACTTAGCGAAATATTTCCAAAAGAACCAAAAAGCCAAGTTCGTTATTTTCAACCGCACAGTAGAGAACGCAAAGGCCTTAGCCGAAGAATTAAATGCTGAAGCTTATCCCCTAGCTGATATTGATCAGTACAAAGAAGGCTTTGATATCTTAATTACTTGCACAGGTGCGCCGACTTCCATTATTGACAACACGCTTTATCAATCCTTATTAAACGGAGAAACGGATAAGAAAATAATCATTGACTTAGCCGTTCCGAATGATATTGATGCTGAAGTTCTCCAAAATAATCCGATTCATTATATTGAAGTGAGCAGCTTACAAGCTATTGCGGAGAAAAACATCCAAGAGCGTTATAACGAATTGGAGAGTGCCGAAAAGATTATACAGGACAATATCCAAGAATTTTTACCTTTAATCAAACAGCGACGTGTAGAGGTTGCTATGCGTGAGGTTCCTGAAAAGATTAAAGAAATTAAATCATTTGCGCTAAATGAGGTTTTTGCTCAAGAGGTTCAAGCCCTAACCCCCGAAGCGAGAGAAGTATTGGAAAAAGTCATCAACTACATGGAAAAGAAATACATCAAGGTTCCAATGGTTATGGCGAAAGAAATTTTGGTTAAAACTCCAGAAACGGAAAAAAACTAA
- a CDS encoding aminotransferase class V-fold PLP-dependent enzyme, translated as MSSPYRKHFDIASAVTYLTTPGSGLLSRETKAWRAQRDQDFFDANSTLREQQGATLDACRDTLGKFFNCPSQNVFLSSCFSFAFNALLAGLPKQSKVLLLDNDYPSVNFPTIISGFEHQFVRMDEQLETNLLDTIATFKPDVLILSIVQYISGLKIDLSFIQELKHQHPELLIVGDGTQFLGTDLFDFTLSGFDAVLSSGYKWLMAGFGNGFVLLSDRLKAILYADIQKNYSFLNNQWMNKSVVQLCFEPGHLDTLSHGTLQQSLLQLEEWGFSETVAYTQKLIADARAELADRKLLLDSIINRRPQSNIFNIQINPDNYQTLLDEGIKCFPRGSGIRVGFHLYNDHSDLEKLLYIIDTKVK; from the coding sequence ATGAGTAGTCCCTATCGTAAACATTTTGACATCGCTTCAGCGGTAACTTACCTCACCACACCCGGATCCGGCTTACTTTCACGTGAAACAAAGGCATGGCGGGCCCAAAGGGACCAAGATTTCTTTGACGCGAACAGCACCTTACGCGAACAGCAAGGCGCAACTTTAGATGCCTGTCGGGATACGCTCGGTAAATTCTTTAATTGCCCTTCCCAAAATGTGTTCTTATCAAGTTGTTTTTCCTTTGCCTTCAATGCGCTATTGGCAGGTTTACCGAAACAATCGAAAGTGCTGCTATTGGACAATGATTATCCTTCTGTTAATTTTCCTACAATTATAAGCGGTTTTGAACATCAATTTGTCAGGATGGACGAACAGCTGGAAACGAATTTATTGGACACAATAGCAACATTTAAACCAGATGTCCTTATTCTTTCCATTGTTCAATATATTTCGGGATTAAAAATAGACCTATCTTTCATACAGGAATTAAAGCATCAGCATCCCGAGTTGTTGATTGTAGGCGACGGCACCCAGTTTTTGGGAACAGATCTTTTTGATTTTACGCTTTCGGGCTTTGACGCCGTATTATCCAGTGGATACAAATGGCTTATGGCTGGCTTTGGCAATGGTTTTGTTCTCTTAAGTGACAGACTCAAAGCGATACTTTATGCGGATATCCAAAAAAATTACAGCTTCCTCAACAATCAATGGATGAATAAATCTGTGGTACAACTCTGTTTTGAACCAGGGCATCTGGACACCCTATCGCACGGAACGCTACAGCAGTCCCTTCTTCAATTGGAGGAATGGGGATTTTCCGAAACAGTGGCCTATACCCAAAAGTTAATTGCAGATGCCCGCGCTGAACTTGCCGACCGGAAACTGTTATTGGACAGCATCATCAATAGACGTCCGCAGAGCAATATTTTCAATATTCAGATCAACCCCGACAATTATCAGACCCTCCTGGATGAGGGCATAAAATGCTTTCCCCGAGGATCGGGGATCCGTGTTGGATTTCATTTATACAATGATCACTCGGATCTTGAGAAGCTACTATATATTATTGACACAAAAGTAAAGTAA
- the aat gene encoding leucyl/phenylalanyl-tRNA--protein transferase, whose product MVFELDTNRLEFPHPSYAEEDGLLAVGGDLSVDRLLLAYSNGIFPWFSDDSPILWYAPNPRFVINPSKIKISKSMASVLRKKTFSFSIDQSFREVIQLCATINRKDQAGTWITQDMIHAYSKLAELGYAHSVEVWQDGILVGGLYGVLIRGVFCGESMFSKVANASKAALIYLAQEIELRLIDCQFHTDHLESMGGEYLSLTDYLAILTKDQRHE is encoded by the coding sequence ATGGTATTTGAACTGGATACGAACAGACTGGAGTTTCCACACCCAAGCTATGCAGAAGAAGATGGTTTACTCGCCGTAGGCGGAGATCTTTCGGTAGATCGTTTGCTACTGGCCTATAGTAATGGAATTTTTCCATGGTTCAGCGATGATAGCCCCATACTTTGGTATGCCCCAAATCCCAGATTTGTGATCAATCCGTCCAAGATCAAGATCAGCAAAAGCATGGCCAGTGTTCTCCGGAAAAAGACATTCTCCTTCTCGATAGACCAAAGCTTTAGAGAAGTCATTCAGCTTTGCGCGACTATCAATAGAAAAGACCAGGCTGGAACCTGGATAACCCAGGACATGATTCACGCATACAGTAAACTTGCTGAGTTAGGTTATGCACATTCGGTGGAAGTATGGCAAGATGGTATATTGGTTGGGGGGCTTTATGGCGTGTTAATCCGTGGTGTCTTTTGTGGTGAAAGCATGTTTTCAAAAGTCGCCAACGCTTCGAAAGCGGCCCTGATTTATCTTGCCCAAGAAATTGAACTACGTTTAATTGATTGCCAATTTCACACGGATCATTTGGAAAGCATGGGCGGTGAATACCTTTCCTTGACAGATTATTTAGCAATACTAACAAAAGACCAAAGACATGAGTAG
- the rbfA gene encoding 30S ribosome-binding factor RbfA, producing the protein MGTESKRQQRFAGVIQQDLAALFQREGNSWAPGAFITVTRVRVTPDLAIARVYVSFLNTKTAQEDMKAIRSKTSEIRYKLGAKIKNQVKIVPQLEFFLDDTNEYVEHMDKLFEEIGKEPRQPE; encoded by the coding sequence ATGGGAACAGAAAGCAAGAGACAGCAACGTTTTGCTGGGGTGATTCAACAGGATTTAGCAGCATTATTTCAACGCGAAGGTAATTCATGGGCTCCCGGCGCATTTATCACGGTTACACGTGTTCGTGTTACGCCTGATTTGGCAATTGCCCGTGTTTACGTGAGCTTTTTAAACACAAAAACGGCACAGGAAGATATGAAGGCCATTCGTTCCAAAACATCGGAAATACGCTACAAACTGGGAGCAAAAATTAAGAACCAGGTAAAGATTGTCCCTCAATTGGAGTTCTTCCTCGATGATACCAACGAATATGTTGAACACATGGATAAACTATTTGAAGAGATCGGCAAAGAACCGCGTCAGCCAGAATAA
- the argH gene encoding argininosuccinate lyase, translated as MKIWQKNIDVDSFVESFTVGNDRVMDLQLAAADVLGSLAHTRMLNSINLMTDEDLALVQKELKNIYKEILAGDFRIEDSVEDVHSQVEMLLTQRIGEAGKKIHSGRSRNDQVLVDLKLYFRSEIQHIIQNTEALFNELIQLSERYKHILIPGYTHLQIAMPSSFGLWFGAYAESLVDDLEMMRAAWKVCNKNPLGSAAGYGSSFPLNRTMTTQLLGFEDLNYNVVYAQMGRGKTERILAQGMSSIAATLAKFAMDVCLYINQNFGFISFPAHLTTGSSIMPHKKNPDVFELIRSRCNKIQALPNEIALMTTNLPSGYHRDLQLLKENLFPAFKSLNECLEIATFMLENITVKDNILDDPKYDYLFSVEVVNNEVLKGVPFREAYRTIGIDIDEGRFKPSKEVNHTHEGSIGNLCNDQIQRMFAEVKATFGFEKVESALDDLLK; from the coding sequence ATGAAAATCTGGCAAAAAAATATAGATGTCGATTCTTTTGTAGAATCGTTTACGGTAGGCAATGACCGCGTAATGGACCTGCAACTTGCTGCTGCGGATGTTTTGGGTTCATTGGCCCATACACGCATGCTGAATAGCATAAACCTGATGACCGATGAGGATCTAGCGCTTGTTCAAAAAGAACTGAAAAATATCTATAAAGAAATTTTAGCCGGTGACTTTCGTATAGAAGACTCGGTAGAAGATGTGCATTCGCAGGTTGAGATGCTGCTTACGCAGCGTATTGGAGAGGCAGGTAAGAAAATTCACTCCGGCAGATCCCGTAATGACCAGGTTTTGGTCGACCTAAAATTATACTTTCGCTCAGAGATTCAGCATATCATCCAGAATACGGAGGCTCTTTTTAATGAATTGATCCAGCTCAGCGAGCGATATAAACATATTTTGATCCCTGGATACACCCACTTACAGATCGCGATGCCTTCATCGTTTGGATTATGGTTCGGTGCTTACGCGGAAAGTCTTGTGGATGATCTGGAAATGATGCGTGCAGCATGGAAGGTTTGTAATAAAAATCCGTTAGGATCTGCTGCAGGGTATGGGTCATCCTTTCCATTGAATAGAACGATGACGACGCAATTGCTGGGATTTGAAGATCTCAATTATAATGTAGTTTATGCACAGATGGGAAGAGGGAAGACTGAACGCATCTTGGCACAGGGCATGAGTTCCATCGCGGCGACATTGGCCAAGTTTGCCATGGACGTATGTTTGTATATCAACCAAAATTTTGGCTTTATCTCTTTTCCTGCACATTTGACTACGGGATCGAGCATCATGCCACACAAGAAAAACCCCGATGTCTTCGAGCTGATCCGTTCACGCTGTAATAAAATACAGGCTTTGCCAAATGAAATTGCGTTGATGACGACCAACCTTCCATCGGGTTACCATAGAGATCTTCAATTGTTAAAGGAAAATTTATTCCCAGCGTTTAAATCGCTCAATGAATGTCTTGAAATCGCAACCTTTATGTTGGAAAATATAACTGTAAAAGACAATATCCTGGACGATCCAAAATACGATTATTTGTTCTCTGTTGAAGTCGTGAACAATGAGGTCCTAAAAGGAGTTCCTTTCCGGGAGGCCTACAGGACTATCGGTATTGATATTGATGAAGGGCGTTTCAAGCCATCAAAAGAGGTAAATCATACCCACGAGGGAAGCATAGGAAATCTTTGCAATGATCAAATTCAACGTATGTTTGCCGAGGTCAAAGCAACTTTTGGTTTTGAAAAAGTCGAATCTGCACTGGATGACCTTTTAAAATAA
- a CDS encoding aldose epimerase family protein, whose amino-acid sequence MTKYQTLIPKHFEGTIDGKNTHLLLLKNEGGMQVLLTDYGARIVSILVPDNKGNLVDVALGFDSIQAYLDSDEKYHGCTAGRFANRIAEGKFEINGKHYTLPQNNGNNCLHGGVSGFHDKVWDRRVTYQSHVEFYYVSQDGEEGFPGNLKVMVSYTLTRNNEIIIKYHAQSDADTHVNLTNHTYFNLDGEGSGDVLQQILQINSDEVLFVDDNQIPNAIVPVEGTAFDFRIPKPIVQDITANNEQLIAAKGYDHCYVNNQPISQPCATVYSKNTGIQLDVFTTEPGVQLYTANWMTGNDFGKRGYKYLPYAGFCLETQHFPDTPNQAEFPSTLLKAGESFDSETHFKFSIKK is encoded by the coding sequence ATGACGAAATATCAAACACTTATTCCAAAACATTTTGAAGGTACAATCGACGGCAAAAACACGCATTTGCTCTTATTAAAAAACGAAGGGGGCATGCAAGTACTCTTAACGGATTACGGTGCACGTATTGTCAGCATTTTGGTACCTGATAACAAGGGAAATTTGGTGGATGTTGCACTGGGCTTCGATTCCATTCAGGCCTACTTGGATTCTGATGAGAAATACCATGGCTGCACAGCGGGCCGTTTCGCCAATCGCATTGCTGAAGGCAAATTTGAAATCAACGGAAAACACTATACGCTTCCGCAAAACAATGGTAACAATTGCCTTCATGGGGGTGTTTCGGGCTTTCATGATAAGGTTTGGGACAGAAGGGTCACTTATCAATCGCACGTCGAATTTTATTATGTTTCCCAAGATGGTGAAGAAGGATTTCCAGGGAATCTAAAAGTTATGGTTTCTTATACCTTGACCAGAAATAACGAGATCATTATCAAATATCATGCGCAATCGGATGCTGATACGCACGTCAACTTGACCAATCATACGTACTTCAATCTGGATGGGGAAGGCAGTGGCGACGTATTGCAGCAGATCCTTCAGATCAATTCAGATGAAGTCTTATTTGTAGACGACAACCAGATACCGAATGCAATAGTACCTGTGGAGGGCACCGCCTTCGACTTCCGCATACCCAAACCTATTGTACAAGATATTACTGCAAATAACGAACAATTGATCGCTGCCAAAGGGTATGATCATTGTTATGTCAACAACCAGCCTATTTCGCAGCCTTGTGCAACAGTCTATTCTAAAAACACGGGCATTCAGCTGGATGTTTTTACAACGGAGCCGGGCGTACAACTCTATACAGCAAACTGGATGACCGGAAATGATTTTGGCAAAAGAGGTTACAAGTATCTTCCTTATGCCGGATTCTGCCTGGAAACACAGCATTTTCCGGATACACCCAATCAAGCGGAATTTCCTTCAACCTTGTTAAAAGCAGGCGAATCATTCGACTCCGAGACACATTTTAAGTTCTCCATAAAAAAATAA
- a CDS encoding deoxyguanosinetriphosphate triphosphohydrolase, with product MSEKMNWKDLLSAKRWGYEDRSVDSYLVARSEFQRDYDRLIFSSPFRRLQNKTQVFPLPGAVFVHNRLTHSLEVASVGRSLGRMFYAQLKEENPNLDNDYPFLQEVGNIISAACLSHDLGNPAFGHSGESAISTYFTDGDGRKYQEQVTAEEWADLTHFEGNANALRILTHAFQGKDPKGFALTYTSLASIVKYPCLAIDGHLKKSHHRKKYGFFTEEQKAFEKVANELGLLKDPSNPKGYLRHPLVYLVEAADDICYNIIDLEDAHHLKILSYQEVEELLLPLCGKENLRDRLDGLLDTPSRVALLRAKAINTLIKGCVDVFVREQDKFLSGTFGSALMDALDEDIVTQMKKISKISIAKIYNAPTVVQIEIAGYRVMDALLKEFVPAYLKKNKNNYDKKLVALIPEQFYTDKQDSYSKIRCVLDFVSGMTDVYAIELYRKIKGITIPSIE from the coding sequence ATGTCTGAAAAAATGAATTGGAAAGATTTGCTCTCCGCAAAGCGCTGGGGTTACGAAGATCGGAGCGTAGATAGTTACCTGGTGGCCCGGTCGGAATTTCAACGGGATTATGATCGTTTGATCTTTTCATCCCCATTTCGGAGATTACAGAATAAAACGCAGGTTTTTCCACTTCCTGGCGCGGTATTCGTACACAATAGGTTGACACATAGTTTAGAAGTTGCCAGTGTAGGGCGCTCTTTGGGACGTATGTTTTATGCACAGTTGAAAGAGGAAAATCCAAACCTGGATAATGATTACCCTTTTTTGCAAGAAGTCGGAAATATTATCTCTGCGGCGTGTTTGTCGCATGACTTGGGCAACCCGGCCTTTGGTCACTCGGGTGAATCCGCCATATCCACGTATTTCACAGATGGCGATGGACGTAAATACCAAGAGCAGGTAACGGCCGAAGAATGGGCCGATCTGACCCACTTTGAAGGAAATGCCAATGCCCTACGGATTCTGACACATGCCTTTCAAGGAAAGGATCCTAAAGGTTTTGCATTGACCTATACTTCCCTGGCTTCCATTGTAAAATACCCCTGTCTGGCAATTGATGGCCACCTCAAGAAAAGCCATCATCGCAAGAAATATGGCTTTTTTACGGAAGAACAAAAAGCTTTTGAGAAGGTTGCCAATGAATTGGGATTATTAAAAGATCCTTCCAATCCAAAGGGCTACCTAAGACATCCCTTGGTTTATCTCGTGGAGGCTGCGGATGATATCTGTTACAATATTATTGACTTGGAAGATGCACATCATCTTAAGATATTGTCCTATCAAGAAGTGGAAGAATTACTATTGCCGCTCTGTGGCAAAGAAAATCTTCGCGACAGGCTCGATGGATTGCTGGATACCCCAAGCCGTGTAGCATTGTTGCGTGCTAAAGCGATCAATACCTTGATTAAAGGATGTGTTGATGTCTTTGTGCGTGAGCAGGACAAATTTCTGTCAGGAACTTTCGGATCAGCGCTAATGGATGCTTTAGATGAGGACATTGTTACACAAATGAAAAAAATCTCGAAGATTTCCATTGCAAAAATCTATAATGCGCCCACGGTTGTGCAAATTGAGATTGCTGGTTACCGGGTGATGGATGCCCTATTAAAAGAGTTTGTTCCGGCATACCTAAAGAAGAACAAGAACAATTACGATAAAAAGCTCGTTGCATTAATTCCTGAACAATTTTATACGGATAAACAAGATTCGTATTCAAAAATCCGTTGTGTATTGGATTTTGTTTCAGGTATGACTGACGTTTATGCCATAGAGCTGTACCGTAAAATCAAGGGAATAACAATACCATCCATAGAATAG
- a CDS encoding type IA DNA topoisomerase — protein sequence MKVVIAEKPSVARDLARVMGAKEVKDGYIAGNGYAFTYAFGHLVQLCTPQAYGYNSWTISNLPIIPPTFKLESKKVKRDGKQMDDTGAVKQLNTIKSLLEQAEEIIVATDAGREGELIFRNIYYFLGSKVPFKRLWISSQTDKAIKEGFANLKAGTEYDSLYMSARSRSESDWLIGINATQAITLAAGNKGLLSLGRVQTPTLAMICSRYLENKDFKPQAFYKIQAGFEKDNISFKATSNKIDKKDVAEQTIARLTVGSNARVAKVEAKETKEQPPLLFDLTSLQQDANKKYGYSADQTLSIAQTLYEKKVITYPRTGSRYIGEDVFEEIGALFQHLSDTADESIASIAKNLIGAKLNKRSVDDKKVTDHHALLVTDEKPGPMLKEQQNVYNMIAKRMVESFSEVCVKDITTVTIDAQGVELIAKGTVIKQYGWRLSAEQIEAPDEDKNNDDQDNENAQLPKLLAEELLQILTLELAERFTKARPIHTEASLLKAMETSGKEIEDDEMRQAMKDCGLGTPATRAATIETLFQRDYIKRDKKKLIPTEKGLAVYNLVKDRSIAKVTLTGKWEQKLEEMRANKVSYDVFMKHIKDYTAKITKELLTLRISLAQEEVKPQQKGKIKCPKCEKGLILLYDKVAQCDHYARGCDFKIWRTLNGIFLDEKEMKNLLEKGKTSEFKGVKNNEGAIVTAPLVFENFKVNVG from the coding sequence ATGAAGGTTGTAATTGCTGAAAAGCCCTCCGTGGCGCGTGATCTGGCTCGAGTGATGGGGGCGAAGGAAGTCAAAGACGGTTATATCGCCGGCAATGGCTATGCTTTTACGTATGCTTTTGGCCATTTGGTTCAACTCTGTACGCCACAGGCTTACGGATACAATTCGTGGACAATTTCAAATTTGCCGATCATTCCACCAACATTTAAGCTGGAATCGAAGAAAGTGAAGCGTGATGGCAAGCAGATGGATGATACCGGAGCAGTTAAGCAACTCAACACCATAAAATCCCTGTTGGAACAGGCCGAAGAAATCATTGTGGCTACCGATGCGGGACGGGAGGGTGAATTGATCTTTCGTAATATATACTATTTTTTAGGTTCTAAAGTACCTTTTAAACGCCTTTGGATATCGAGCCAAACGGATAAAGCCATTAAAGAAGGTTTTGCCAATTTGAAAGCAGGTACGGAATACGATAGCCTGTATATGTCTGCCCGTTCACGTTCGGAATCGGACTGGCTAATTGGTATCAATGCGACGCAGGCCATCACCTTGGCGGCCGGGAATAAAGGATTACTTTCTTTGGGCCGGGTACAGACGCCAACTTTGGCCATGATCTGTTCGCGCTATCTGGAAAATAAAGACTTTAAACCCCAGGCATTCTATAAAATTCAGGCCGGTTTTGAAAAAGATAATATCAGTTTTAAGGCAACATCCAATAAGATCGATAAAAAGGATGTCGCCGAGCAAACCATTGCGCGATTGACCGTTGGTTCCAATGCTCGCGTGGCAAAGGTGGAAGCCAAAGAAACAAAAGAGCAACCGCCCTTGCTATTTGATTTGACATCGCTGCAACAGGATGCAAATAAGAAGTATGGTTATTCGGCCGATCAGACATTGAGTATTGCGCAAACACTTTACGAAAAGAAGGTCATCACTTATCCGCGTACGGGTTCCCGTTACATCGGTGAGGATGTTTTTGAAGAAATTGGCGCACTTTTTCAACATTTGTCGGATACCGCGGATGAATCCATCGCGTCGATCGCAAAAAATCTGATCGGTGCAAAATTGAACAAACGTTCTGTCGATGACAAAAAGGTAACCGATCACCACGCCCTATTGGTGACGGATGAAAAGCCGGGTCCCATGCTCAAAGAGCAACAGAATGTTTACAATATGATCGCCAAGCGCATGGTGGAAAGTTTCTCGGAAGTATGTGTAAAAGATATTACCACCGTGACAATTGATGCGCAGGGGGTTGAACTTATCGCCAAAGGTACTGTGATCAAGCAATACGGCTGGCGTCTTTCCGCGGAGCAGATCGAAGCGCCCGATGAAGATAAAAACAACGACGATCAGGATAATGAAAATGCGCAGTTACCGAAGCTGTTAGCCGAGGAATTATTGCAGATTCTGACCCTCGAACTTGCCGAACGTTTTACCAAAGCAAGACCCATACATACCGAAGCCTCCTTATTGAAGGCCATGGAAACTTCGGGAAAGGAAATTGAAGACGATGAAATGCGGCAGGCCATGAAGGACTGTGGACTTGGTACCCCTGCTACACGTGCTGCAACCATCGAAACACTTTTCCAGCGGGATTATATTAAGCGCGACAAGAAAAAACTGATCCCAACGGAAAAAGGACTTGCGGTATACAATCTTGTAAAAGATCGTTCCATTGCCAAGGTAACCTTGACCGGTAAATGGGAGCAGAAGCTGGAAGAGATGCGGGCCAATAAAGTGTCCTATGATGTTTTTATGAAACATATTAAAGACTATACGGCCAAAATTACAAAAGAACTGTTGACGTTGCGGATTTCTCTCGCGCAAGAGGAAGTTAAACCTCAACAAAAAGGAAAGATAAAATGTCCGAAATGTGAAAAGGGATTGATTTTGCTCTACGATAAAGTAGCCCAATGCGACCATTATGCCCGTGGATGTGATTTTAAGATCTGGCGAACATTGAATGGTATCTTTCTCGACGAAAAAGAGATGAAGAACCTGTTGGAGAAAGGAAAAACCTCCGAGTTTAAAGGAGTGAAAAATAACGAGGGTGCTATTGTTACTGCGCCGCTTGTATTTGAAAATTTTAAGGTTAACGTGGGATAA
- a CDS encoding TIGR01777 family oxidoreductase, which produces MNWTVNTLAMHKIVIAGGTGFVGQYLSERFQTLGYQVIIIGRRPGNILWTDRSGISDALENAEMLINLAGKSVNCRYNEKNKAEIFSSRTKTTTILGELIAGCTNPPKLWLNSSTATIYRHAEDRPMTESSGEIGTGFSVDVAKLWEKTFFDFKLEKTRQVALRMAIVLGADGGVILPFKNLVRAGLGGIQGNGQQYFSWIHIEDLFQIILFLKDHGDMDGVVNCAAPHPIMNKTFMATFRQVMNRNIGLASPKWLLVIGAALIGTETELLLKSRWVLPEKLENSGFTFRFPTISSALQDILQRG; this is translated from the coding sequence ATGAACTGGACTGTAAACACACTTGCCATGCATAAAATAGTCATCGCTGGAGGAACAGGTTTTGTTGGACAATATCTTTCCGAGAGATTTCAGACATTGGGCTACCAGGTTATCATCATTGGCCGTCGGCCGGGCAATATCCTTTGGACCGATCGATCTGGTATTTCCGATGCACTGGAAAATGCGGAGATGCTGATCAATCTAGCCGGAAAGTCTGTCAACTGTCGATATAACGAAAAAAATAAGGCCGAAATATTTTCTTCAAGAACAAAGACGACAACGATTCTTGGTGAGCTGATCGCAGGCTGTACCAATCCACCAAAATTGTGGCTCAACTCCAGTACGGCGACCATCTATCGGCACGCCGAAGATCGTCCGATGACAGAAAGCTCGGGGGAAATCGGAACAGGTTTTTCTGTTGATGTTGCCAAATTATGGGAAAAGACTTTTTTCGACTTCAAATTGGAAAAGACAAGACAGGTGGCACTTCGGATGGCGATTGTTTTGGGTGCGGATGGAGGTGTTATCCTTCCTTTCAAAAATTTGGTTCGCGCTGGACTAGGAGGTATACAAGGAAATGGTCAGCAATATTTTAGCTGGATCCATATTGAAGATCTTTTTCAAATTATTTTATTCTTAAAAGATCATGGAGATATGGATGGTGTCGTCAATTGTGCGGCTCCCCACCCGATAATGAATAAGACTTTTATGGCGACTTTTCGACAAGTAATGAACCGTAACATTGGTCTAGCATCTCCCAAATGGCTACTGGTAATAGGCGCTGCTTTAATTGGTACGGAGACAGAGCTGCTTTTAAAAAGCCGTTGGGTATTACCTGAAAAGTTGGAGAATAGTGGATTTACATTTAGGTTTCCAACGATATCAAGTGCTTTACAGGATATTCTACAGCGGGGGTAA
- a CDS encoding GbsR/MarR family transcriptional regulator: MELQEAKQQFIDTWGALGSEWGINKSVAQVHALLLSASNPMSTDEIMDKLVISRGNANMSIRQLIDYGIVYKKHIAGDRKEYFVAEKEVLKWAMKIAVMRKQKELDPVMDILKDISRNTEKDQTAEGKEFHKTVKDIQNLTDQLETIANKIFNTSGGDLLIKLIKLMM; the protein is encoded by the coding sequence ATGGAATTACAAGAAGCAAAACAGCAATTTATAGATACCTGGGGAGCATTAGGTTCTGAATGGGGAATCAACAAGTCCGTTGCGCAAGTTCATGCCTTACTCCTCTCGGCAAGCAATCCCATGTCTACAGACGAGATTATGGACAAGTTGGTGATCTCGCGCGGCAATGCCAATATGAGTATCCGACAATTGATCGATTATGGCATCGTCTACAAAAAGCATATTGCCGGCGACAGAAAAGAATATTTTGTTGCCGAGAAAGAAGTCTTAAAATGGGCCATGAAAATTGCGGTAATGCGTAAGCAAAAAGAACTTGACCCCGTTATGGATATTTTAAAAGATATCAGCCGAAATACCGAGAAGGATCAGACGGCAGAAGGTAAAGAATTCCATAAAACGGTCAAGGACATCCAAAATCTGACGGATCAACTCGAAACTATTGCCAACAAGATTTTCAATACAAGCGGGGGAGATTTATTAATTAAATTGATCAAATTAATGATGTAG